The following nucleotide sequence is from Paeniglutamicibacter kerguelensis.
ACGCCCCGTGCTTGCATGGTCCGCGCCCACCATCCCGCATATCCCGGGAAACGCACCGATTCTTGAGGTTCACAACACCTCCAGCCGTTCACTTGTTGACACCGCCCCGGCGGAGAAGTCCAATGCTCCGGCGAGCATGTATGTCTGCGGCATCACCCCGTACGACGCAACGCACATGGGGCACGCAGCCACCTATGTTGCCTTCGACCTGTTGCAGCGCACCTGGCTCGATGCCGGACGCGAAGTCACCTACGTGCAAAACGTCACCGACATCGACGACCCGCTGCTCGAGCGCGCCGCGGCCACCGGCGTGGATTGGGTGGCCCTGGCCGAGGAGCAGACCGACCTGTTCCGTGCCGACATGGAAGCGCTCAACGTCATTCCGCCGCAGCACTACATCGGTGCCGTCGAATCGATCACCTGGCTGGTTCCGCTCATCGAAGAGCTGGTCACCAAGGACCTGGCCTACCGGGTGCCCGGCGAGAACGGCGACCCCGACGGGGACATCTACTTCGATGCCATCGCCGCGGCAAACAGCGCGTGGGAACTGGGCAGCGTCAGCGGCTACGACCGCGAAACCATGATGAGATTCTTCGCTGAACGCGGCGGGGACCCGAAGCGCGCTGGAAAGCGCGACGCCCTGGATCCGCTGCTGTGGCGCGTCGCCCGTGAAGGCGAACCGCGCTGGGACGGCGCGGGCCTCGGCGACGGCCGCCCCGGTTGGCACATCGAATGCTCGGTCATTGCCCGCCGCTTCCTGCCGGCGCCGTTCACGGTGCAGGGCGGCGGATCGGACCTGATCTTCCCGCACCACGAATTCTCCGCCGGCCATGCCGCCGCCTTGGACGGCAAGCCATTGGCGGAAGCCTACGTGCACACCGGCATGGTGGGCCTTGACGGCGAAAAGATGAGCAAGTCCCTGGGCAATCTGGTGCTGGTCTCCAAGCTGCGTGCCGCCGGCGTTGAGCCAGTGGCCATTCGCGCCGTCTTGCTGGGCCAGCACTACCGCTCGGACTGGTTCTGGACCGAGGAATTGCTCGTCGAGGGCCAGCACCGTGTTGAGCATTGGCGGAACCGCATTCCCGGCACCACGCTTTCCGAGGCCACCGCCGTGATCACCCGTATCCGTTCCAAGCTGGCCAACGACCTGAACGCACCAGCGGCCCTTGCCGTGCTCGATGCCTTCAGCGTCCAGGAACCCGCGGCCCCGGATGATTCCCAGGGTGCCGGCGGGAAACTGTTGGCCGATGCGCTGGACGCATTGCTGGGGCTCAAGCTCTTCTAGATTACGTTTCCGGCTTCCGGCCGGAAAACCCAAGGGGCGCGTTTCGCGTGCCGCCGCCGGACCCGCGGATCGCGGGAAGGTTGCGGTTCACGGAACGCGCCCCTTGCATTGCCACCATGCCCAGCTTCGTGAGTCGGCAACTATTTTGAATGGTGTACGCAACCGGTGAATGCATCGCCTGAGCCAATGCAGCAGCCCGTTGTGGTTGCGGTCGGTCAGCGAGCCATTCTTGACCGTTGAAGGACAGCTTGAAGGTTGATCAAGTCAGTTTCATTTTGTGTTTCTGGTAATTGGAGCGCGAAGGCCGGCCGCGCAGCGGCACACAACCAGCTGCTTCGTTTGGTGGCCAAATTGCAGCATCACGGGTAGACCAAACCGCCAGTCAACGGGAACTTCCAATTGGGATGTTCGTCGAGTGCGCCGTGGCCGCGAGTCCGGCACAGGCACCTCATCATTGGTGGGATGCACTGTCGCTACATGGTCATGATCCATGCGAACGGTTTCGAGCTGACTGATGACGCGATCCTGTGTCCCCACTGAGTATCGAGGCCACTCGGCACGGCAGGCAATCAAACATGGCTCAACGGCTCAACGGAACCGTCGGCACTCTGCCATCAATCGCGTGGTTCCCCAGCAGTTCTTTCCTTGCGGCTTCGAGGCCCGTGACGACAACGGTCCAGTCGGGGCGCTTGAATTCGGCCGACGTGACGCTTACTTCCTGCTGCTCTGCCAGCTCACCCGGGCGCGTCACCACTCGTTTGACGCTGCCCTGGACATATCCGAGACTGCGCGAGACTCCCAACGACGAGTGGTTCCAGACCGCCGCCGAGGATTCGGCGACTTCGGCGCCGAGGTGATCGAAGGCAAAAAGCAGCACAGCTGCACGCATTTCCTTCCCAAAACCCAGACCCTGGTAACGGCTCGAAAGCCATGAACCAGTCGTCACGGTCTTACGGATTGAAAAATCGCGGGCGCCGATGTCCTGCATGCCTATCGGGGTGCCTTCGTGACTCACAACCAGGTTCAACGTCCAGTTGTCCGGAGCAATACCGGAGCGGACGTGCCATTGGTGCCTGGCGGTGCTGCGCATGAGTTCTTCCTTGGGCGCATCGGTCCAAGGTGTGGAGAAGGGCATGGCGGCGGGGTCATGGATCCCGCTGAGCGCTGCTTCGATGATCCCGGGCAGATCCTCGTCCTGGACCAGCCGTAGTTCCAGTCGCGGGCTGCTGATTTTTAGGCCAAAAAGTGGCCATACATCCGTTAGTTCAAGCATTCTCCAAACCTATCCTTGTGTGCACTTCATGCAAAGCAGCAAGTCACATAGTTGTTGCTGCTGAGATGCATCCTGCACCGTATGGCCCCGCCATTGTGGGAATCCAGTGTCTGGCAGGCATGCATGCGGAAGGTCCGGACCTACCTGCCCTCCGGGCCACCGGGCTCATCGGGGGAGTCGGGGCGGCTGCGGCGCTTCAGGTAGCGCTCGAACTCCCGGGCGATTGCCTCGCCCGTGGCTTCGGGCAGTTCGGTTTCGTCCTGGGCCTGCTCGAGTTGGTGCACGTACGCCGCGATGTCGGTGTCGCCCTTGGCAAGTTCGTTGACCCCGCGTTCCCAAGCCAAGGCGTCCTCGGTGAGTTCTTCCAGGTCGATCGTCAACGGGAAGAACTCCTCGACCCTGTGCAGCAATGCGAGCTGGGCCTTTGGCGACGGCGCCTGGGCGACATAGTGCGGAACTGCCGACCAGATGCTCAGCGTGGGCAGTCCGGAGGCCTCGGCCACCTGTGCCAGCACCCCGAGTATGCCGGTGGGGCCCTCGTAACTGGATTCCTGGACGCCCAGCGCCTTGCGGACCGCGGGGTCGTCGCTGGTCACCGATGCCTGGATGGGGCGGGTGTGGGGGACATCGGCGAGCAGGGCGCCAAGGGCCATGACCGCCTGCACGTTTTCCTCCTCGGCCCGGGTGAGGATTTCGGAGATGAATGCCTTCCACCGGTAGGTCGGTTCCACCCCGCGCAGCAGCACCAGGTCGACGGGGCTGTCTTCAAGTTCCGCCCGGTACATATGTGTGGTTGGCCATTTGATGCTGCGTTTGCCGGAGGCTGTGCGGTGCGCCTGCGGTCTGGAGAATTGGTAGTCGTAGAAGTCGTCGTCGCTGATGCCGGGGATCTTCTTGGCACCGCTGGCACGGCGAATGAGTCTGAGGGCTTCGCTGGCTGCATCGCCGGCATCGTTCCAGCCCTCAAACGCCACGATCATGATGGCCGGGCGGACGGTCTCGTCCCAGGGGGCGGAGGCCACGAGGGACGAAAGTGTCACCGGATCGTTTATATCTTCGCTCACAACCACACACTAGCGCGCGAAGTCGTCAGCATGTGAACCCCAAGCCCATTAGAATTGGCTCATGCCAACCCAGAATCAGGCCGTTTTGCCCACGCCCACCCTAAACAGCCTTGTCCAGGGCGTGCTCTGGGACATGGACGGGACGCTATTGGACACCGAACCGTATTGGATGGGTGCCGAAAACGAGCTTGTCGCCGCCCACGGCGGATCCTGGACCCACGAGGACGCGCTGGGGTTGGTCGGCAGCGCGCTGCCCGACTCCGCCGCGGTGCTGCAGCGCGCCGGGGTTGACCTCGGTGCGCGCGAAATCATCGACTGGCTGAACGAGCGCGTGATGGCCGGGATCAACAACCACGTCGAATGGCGCCCCGGTGCCCTGGACCTTCTCGAGGAACTGCACGTCGCCGGCATCCCCTGCGGCCTGGTCACCATGTCCGAGTCGGCGATGGCCAGCCAGGTGCTCTCGATGCTCCCCAGGAAGTACTTCTCATTCCAGGTCACCGGTGACCAGGTGCGCAATGGCAAGCCGCACCCGGACCCGTACCTGCTAGGCCTCGAGAAACTTTCCGCGCTGGTACCGGACCTTGAGGCCCACCGGGTCATCGGCATCGAGGATTCGGCCCCGGGTATCGCATCGGCCGCATCGGCCGGCCTGACGGCGGTGCTGGTCCCTCACCTCAGCCAGGTCCCCGAATCGGACCTGTGGCACAGACTCGTCTCGCTGGAACAGGTCGAGCTCTCAACACTTTCGTCCCTGATCGGCATCGGAGCACACTAAATGACTGAAACACCAGCCAAGCGCGAAGGCATCCCGCTGGGATCCTTCTTTGGCGTTCCGGTGTCGCTGGCCTGGTCGTGGTTCCTGATCGCGGCGTTCATCGTCGTGGTCTTCGGTCCCCAGGTCGACCGGAGCATCCCCGGACTCGGCTACGGGGCCTTCGTCGTCGCCTTTGCCTACGCCGTGCTGCTGGCGCTCTCGGTGCTGGTGCACGAACTGGCCCACGCACTCACCGCCAAGGCCTTCGACTGGCCCGGGGCCCGGATCGTCCTGAACCTGTGGGGCGGGCACACCCAATTCTCGTCGTTCAATGCCACGCCGGGACGCTCGCTGGCCGTGGCCATGGCCGGACCGGCAGCAAACTTCGTGATTGCCGGAATCGGCTATGTGCTGCTGCAACTGGTCCAGCCCACCGGCGTCACCTTCCTGCTGTGGGACATCCTGGTCTGGGCGAACCTCCTGGTGGCGCTGTTCAACATCCTGCCGGGCCTGCCGCTGGACGGCGGACGCCTCGTCGAATCCGCGGTCTGGAAGGTCACGGGTTCGCAGGACCGCGGCACCGTTGCCGCCGGCTGGGCCGGACGCGTGATCGTGGTGCTGATCGTCGGCTACTTCGTGATCAGCCCGCTCACCCGCAACGAACCCCTTGATTTCCAGGTGCTGCTGGTGGCGATCCTGGTCGGCGGCTTCATGTGGGCCGGAGCATCCCAAATCATCGCCCACGCCAAACTGCGCCTGCGCCTGCCGCTGGTGTCCGTGCGTGCGCTGATGGAACCGGCCACCGCCCTGGCGCTGGAATCCACGCTTGCCGATGTTTCCGCGCGCATCGCCAGCCGCGGCGGACGCGTCATCCTGATCGACCAGGCGGGCACCCCGCAGGGGGTCATCGACGAATCCACCCTGGGCCAGATCGATCCGGTGTTGCTGGCCGGCAGCCCGGCGCTCTCCGCGGCGCGGGCCCTGAGCCCCGGCGCGGTGGTCAGCGCCAGCGCCGACGGCCGCGCCCTGATCGGCTACCTTGCAACACTCGAAGGCAGCGAATACGCGGTGATCGACGAGCAGAACCGCGTCATCGGGCTGCTTGACCAGGCGAACATCGTCGCCGCGATCACCGGAAAACCGCAGCAACCCCACGCGCACTAGGCGCCCAACAGCCGTGCCGCGCAGCCGTCCCGGAAGGGCAGGCCGGCGCAGGCCAACAAACGACAAGATCCCCAAGCACAAAGGACACCCACCAACACATGAGTGACATGCCAGCAGCGCCGCACGGCGCAATGAACCGCCGCGGCCCCTTCCGTCCCGGCGACCGGGTCCAGCTCACCGACCAGAAGCGCCGCATCAGCACCATCACCCTGACCCCGGGCGGGGAGTTCCACACCCACAAGGGCGTGCTCTTCCACGACGATTTGGTAGGCCTGCCCGAGGGCTCGATCGTCGAAAACACCAACGAGGTCCGCTACCAGGCCCTGCGCCCGCTGCTGAAGGACTTCGTGCTCTCGATGCCGCGCGGCGCCACCGTGGTCTACCCCAAGGACGCCGCCCAGATCATCCAGATGGGCGACATCTACCCGGGCGCACGCGTGGTGGAAGCCGGCGTGGGTTCCGGCGCCCTGTCGATGTCGCTGCTGCGCGCCGTGGGCGATGCCGGCTACCTGCACTCCTTCGAGCGCCGCGAGGAATTCGCCGAGATCGCCCGCGGCAACGTGGACACCGTTTTCGGCGGCCCGCACCCGGCCTGGCAGATCTCCATCGGCGACTTCCAGGAAAAGGTCCTGGAGACCGAGGAACCGGGCTCCGTGGACCGCGTGGTCCTTGACATGCTCTCCCCGTGGGAGTGCGTGGACGCCGTCTCCACCGTGCTGGCACCGGGCGGCGTGTGGGTCAACTACGTCGCCACCGTGACCCAGATGTCCCGCACCGTGGAGGCCATCCGCGCCACCGGCCTGTACACCGAGCCGGAGTCGTTCGAGACCATGGTCCGCGGCTGGCACGTCGAGGGCCTGGCCGTGCGCCCGGACCACCGCATGGTCGCGCACACCGCGTTCCTGATCACCTGCCGCCGGCTGGCCGACGGCGCCGTGGGCATCCCGGGCGCCAAGCGCGTCAAGGAGCACACCTACTCCGCCGCGGACCTGGAAACCTGGACCCGCTCCGAGAACCCTGAGGCCTGGCACCACGAGGCCCTGGGCGAACGCGGCGTCTCCGCCCGCAAGCTGCGCCGCGCCGCCAAGGACGCCAAATCGATGACCCAGCGCGGCTCGCTGCCGCAGGGCGAGGCCGGGCTTGACGAGGAAGAGCCCTCGGGCGAGTAGCCCCCGCCCCGCGTGGCCCGGCGGTCACAAACCGCCGGATCACGCGGGGGCATGCATAGTATGAGTGTGTAGTTGCGTGTGCCGGCGGGTGCCGGTGCACGCAGACCTCAGAGAATGCGAAACGGGTTGATGATGAGCGAAGATACAGATCGCACACGGTTAGAGGGCCAGGTCACGGCCGCCGAACGGCAATTGAACGTGCTGCGTGACAAGAACCGCCAACTCGACCGCCAACTGGCCTCGGCGGGTTCCAACAACTCGCGCCTGGTTGCCATGCTGGAACGCACCCGCGAGGAAATCATCAACCTCAAGGCCGGGCTGGAAAAAGACGGCGACACCCCGTTCAGCCACGGCACCATCGTCGAGAAGCACCCGCGCAGCCACCCGCAGGGCGGCGTGGCGATCTCCGCCACGGGCGTGCAGTCCGTCGACATCCTGCAGGGCGGGCGCAAGCTGCGCGTGGCCATCAGCCCACTGCTTGACTTCGACAAGCTCCACGTCGGCCAGGAAGTCCTGCTCAACGAATCCCTCGTGGTCGTCGCGGGCCTCGGCTACGAACAGGCCGGGGAACTGGTCACCGTCAAGGAAGTGCTGGAGGACCACCGGGTCGTGGCCATGGGACGGGCCGACGACCAACGCGTCATCCGCCTCTCCGACCAGTTGGTCAAGGAAATCGTCCGGGTGGGGGACGTTCTTTCGCTCGATTCGCGCACCGGCCTCGGCATGGAAAAGATCCACCTGAGCGACATGCAGTCCCTGGTGCTGGAGGAGGTGCCGGACATCTCCTACGCGGACATCGGCGGGCTCTCCGACCAGATCGAGGCGATCCGCGACGCCGTCGAGCTGCCCTTCCTGCACCCAGACCTCTACCGCGAGCACGGGCTCACGGCCCCCAAGGGCATCCTGCTCTACGGCCCCCCGGGCTGCGGCAAGACCCTGATCGCCAAGGCCGTGGCGCATTCGCTGGCCGAACGCACCAACGAGCGCAACGGCAATTCGGGATCCGCACGCAGCTTCTTCCTGAACATCAAGGGCCCCGAGCTGCTTGACAAGTACGTCGGCGAAACGGAACGCCACATACGGCTGATCTTCGCCCGCGCCCGGGAAAAGGCGGCCGGCGGCAGCCCCGTCGTCGTCTTCTTCGACGAGATGGATTCGCTCTTCCGCACCCGCGGCACCGGCGTGTCCTCGGACGTGGAAACGACGATCGTTCCGCAGCTGCTGGCCGAGATCGACGGCGTAGAGCGCCTGGACAACGTCATCGTCATCGGAGCCTCCAACCGCGAGGACATGATCGACCCGGCCATCCTGCGCCCCGGGCGCCTGGACGTGAAGATCAAGATCCGCCGCCCGGACGCCCAGGGCGCGGCGGAGATCTTCGCCAAGTACCTCACCGACGACTTGCCGCTGCACCCCGCGGACCTGGCCGAACACGGCAACGACGCCACGGCCTGCGTGCGCGCCATGATCCAGGCCACCGTCGATTCGATGTACTCCACCGGGGCCGAAAACCAGTTCCTGGAGGTGACCTACGCCAACGGGGAAACCGAGATCCTCTACTTCAAGGACTTCTCCTCCGGCGCCGTGATCCGCAACGTGGTGGACCGCGCCAAGAAGTCCGCCATCAAGGCGTTCCTGACCAACGGCGAGCGCGGCGTGCGCATGGAGTACCTGCTGGCCGCGGTCGTGGAGGAGTTCCAGGAGCACGAGGACATGCCCAACACCACCAACCCGGACGACTGGGCCCGGATCTCCGGGCGCAAGGGCGAACGCATCACCTTCATCCGCACCATCGTCGCGGACAAGAACGGGCGCGGAAAGTCCCTGCCCGCCGGTGCCGGCGAAGAGACGGGACAGTACCTGTGAGCGTGAACCGTGTCATGGGCCTGGAAACCGAATACGGCGTGCTGGCCCCGGCGATGCCCGGCGCCAACGCCACCATGCTCTCGGCCCAGGTCATCAACGCCTATGCGGCCTCCGTCCGCGCCGGGTACGGGCATCTGGCCGGCACCCGCTGGGACTATTCCGACGAGTCCCCGCTGAACGACGCCCGCGGCTTCACCCAGCCGCGCTCCCAGGCGGACCCCTCCCAGCTCACCGACGTGGAACCGGAGCTCGATGCCGAGCAGGTGGCGCTGGCCGGGGGAGACACGACCATCGGCTCCACGCTCTACGACGAGCCGGATGAGGGCCAAGAGGTCCTCATGAACATGGTGCTGGGCAACGGGGCGCGCCTCTACGTCGACCACGCGCACCCGGAGTACTCCTCCCCGGAGACCACGAACCCCTTCGACGCGGTGCTCTACGACCAGGCCGGGGACCACGTGGCGCTCACCGCCGCCCGGTGCATCGAGGCCACCAACGGGTTCGTGCCGGTGCACCTGTACAAGAACAACACTGACAACAAGTCGGTTTCCTACGGCGCGCACGAGAACTACCTCATGCCGCGCAGCGTCCCCTTCGACTCGATCGCCACGCACCTGATCCCGTTCTTCGTGAGCCGGCAGGTCATCTGCGCCTCCGGCCGGGTGGGCCGGGGCATGCTGGGCCAGTACGACGGCTTCCAGGTCTCCCAGCGCGCCGACTTCTTCGAGGCGCAGGTGGGCCTGGAAACCACCATTCGGCGCCCGATCATCAACACCCGCGACGAGCCGCACGCCCACTGGGAGAAGTACCGGCGGCTGCACGTGATCATCGGGGACGCGAACCTCGGACAGGTGTCCACGCTGCTTCGCACCGGCACCACCGCCCTGGTGCTGTCGATGATCGAGGCTGGCACAGCCCCGGAACCGGCGCTGCGCGAACCGGTTGCCGCCCTGCAGGCCATCAGCCACGACCCGACCCTGAAGGCCAGGGTCGAGCTGTCCGACGGGCGCCGGCTCACGGCGCTGGAGATCCAGCGCATCTACCTGGACGCCGCCGTCGAGCACTGTGCGCGCACCGGCGCCGACGACGATGCCACCGCCGAGATCCTGCGCCGCTGGGACAGCACGCTCACCACGCTGGGCAGCGACCTTTTCGCCGCGGCGGACACCGTGGACTGGGTGGCGAAGTACAAGCTGATGAGCGGCTATGCCGATCGCCACGGACTGGATTTCACGGACGCGAAGATCGCGCTCATGGATTTGCAGTGGGCGGACATCCGCCCGGAAAAGGGCCTGTACTACCGGCTGGCCGAACGCGGCCTGATGGAGACCCTCTACACCCCGGAGCAGATTGCCGCCGCGGCCTCAACCCCGCCGGAGGACACCCGGGCGTACTTCCGCGGCCGGGTGCTCAGCCAATACCCCGAGCACGTGGTGGCGGCCAGCTGGGACTCGGTGTCCTTCAGCGTTCCGGGGGCGCGCAAGTTGGAACGGATCTCCACCCTGGAACCGCTGCGCGGCACCAAGAAGCTGGTCGGCGGGCTGTTTGACGCGGAACTTTCGATCGGCGAGTTCATTGGGACGTTGAAGCGCTAAAGCGCCCTGGCAGTGACAAGATGGACGCATAAGTGAATTTCGGGCCGGCCGCCGCCACCGGCGTTCGGCCCCCGACCACGGTACGTGCCGGGCACGTGCCATCCGGACCAACGACAAAGGGGCAGGACCATGACGCAGGAAAGCTTTTCGGCACGACGCAGCGAAGACACCACCGAGCAGGAGCAGGAAACCGAGGCCGTCAAGGCCACCACGCAGGATGCCGGCGTGGATGACCTGCTCGACGAGATCGACGGAGTACTGGAACAAAACGCCGAGGAGTTTGTGCGCGGCTTCGTGCAAAAGGGCGGCCAGTGATCGAGCTCGGTCCGGGCCCGTCGTTCCTTGAACACCTGAACCGGGACCGGCCGGACCTGTTGCCGCACACCAGCGCCCCCGCGGCCGGGGTTCCGCACGCCACCACCATCGTCGCGCTCTCCTACGCCGAGGGCATCGTGATGGCGGGGGACCGGCGCGCCACCATGGGCAACGTGATTGCCAGCCGCCACATCGAGAAGGTCTTCGAGACCGACAGGTTCTCGGTGGTCGGCATCGCCGGGGCCGCCGGCCTGGCCATCGACATTGCCAAGCTCTTCCGGGTCGAGCTCGAGCACTACGAAAAGATCGAGGGGACCCGGCTGTCCCTGGAGGGCAAGGCCAACCGGCTGGCCTCGATGATCCGCTCCAACCTCGCCATGGCCATGCAGGGCATGAGCGTGGTGCCGCTGTTCGCGGGCTACGACACGGCCAAGGGGTCGGGCAGGCTCTTCTCCTTCGACATCACCGGCGGCCTCTACGAAGAGGTCGAGCACCACAGCATCGGCTCCGGCTCGGTTTTCGCCCGCGGCGCGCTGAAGAAGCTGTGGCAACCGTCCATGGACGCCGTCCGCGCCATCCGTGTCGCCGTCGAAGCCCTCTACGATGCGGCCGACGACGATTCGGCCACCGGCGGCCCGGACACGGTGCGCAAGTTGTGGCCGGTCGTTTACACCGTCACGGCGGAGGGTGCCACCCGTGTCGCCGAACCGGTGCTCGCGGCCGTGGCCCAGCAGATCATCGACGAACGAACCAGCCAGGGAATGGAGGCCTAGATGAGCGCCCAGTATTACGTTTCCCCCGAGCAGCTGATGAAGGACCGGGCGGATTTCGCCCGGAAGGGCATCGCCCGAGGCCGCGCCGTCATCGTGGCCTCCTGTGCCGAGGGCATCGCGCTCATCGCCGAGAACCCCTCCGGCTCGCTGCACAAGATCGGCGAGATCTATGACCGGATCGCCTTCGCCGCGGTGGGCAAGTACAACGAATTCGAATCCCTCCGCCAGGCGGGGGTGCGCTACGCCGACACCCGCGGATACTCCTACGCCCGCCAGGACGTCACGGGCCGCGGACTGGCCAGCGTGTACGCCCAGTCCCTCGGCGCGGTGTTCACGGCCGAAGCCAAACCCTTCGAGGTCGAGCTCGCCGTCCTCGAGCTGGGGGAGACCCAGGAAGATGACACGCTGTTCTCGTTGAACTTCGACGGTTCGATTGCCGAACAGCCCGGGCTGATCATCATGGGCGGCGACACCCCGGCACTTCGCGCTGCGTGGACCATCGTCTGGGGCGAGAACGTCCTGGCCGAGTCGAGCGCCGCCGACGTGATCCGTGCCGCGGCAGCCGTCCTGCCCGGCGTCGGCGAGGGCCCCGACGGGGCGGCCCTGCTGGAGGTTGCGGTGCTTGAGCGCATCAACTCCCGGGGCACCCACAGGCATTTCCACCGGCTGGACAAGCCAACCATTGCAGCGATATTGAGTTCAGGAGAATAACGGGTTCATGGACCGCAGGATTTTCGGCATAGAGACCGAGTACGGAATCAACTATTCGGATCCGACCGGGCGACCCCTCACCCCCGAGGAGTCGGCCCGTTATCTTTTCCGCCGCGTGGTGGCCTGGGGCCGCAGCTCCAACGTCTTCCTGACCAACGGGTCGCGGCTCTACCTGGACGTGGGGTCGCACCCCGAATATGCCACGGCCGAATGTGACGACTTGGCCCAGCTCATCGCCCACGACCGCGCGGGCGAATCAATCCTCAACGACTTGGTCTCCAGCGCCGAACGGCGCATGGCCGCCGATGGCTTCAACGGCAAGCTGTACCTCTTCAAGAACAACACCGACACCGCCGGGAATTCCTACGGCTGCCACGAGAACTTCCTGATTCCGCGCAGGCTCGAATTCGCGCGCCTGGCCGAAATCCTGATCCCCTTCCTGGTCACACGACAGCTGATCGCCGGTGCCGGAAAGATCGTCAACGTCGAGGGCGAGTCGCTCTACGCCTTCTCGCAACGCGCGGACCACGTCTGGGAGGGCGTTTCCTCGGCAACCACGCGTTCGCGCCCGATCATCAACACCCGCGACGAGCCGCACGCGGACGCCGAGTACTACCGGCGCCTGCACGTGATCGTGGGCGATTCAAACATGAGCGAAACCACGCAGCTGGTGAAGCTCGGCGCCACCGACCTGATGTTGCGGATCATCGAATCCGGCAAGATCATGACGGACCTGCGGCTGGAAAACCCGATCCGCAGCATCCGGGATATTTCACACGACTTCAACGGCCGGACCATCGTGAAGCTGGCCAACGGCCGGGAAATGACGGCGTTGGAACTGCAGCGCCAGTTCCTGGCGCTGGCGACCGAGTTCGTTGCCCGCGAGGGTGCACACCACGACCGGGTCCCGCAGGTCCTGGACCTGTGGGAGCGGACCCTGGGTGCGGTGGAGTCGGGGAACTTCTCCACGATCGACACAGAAATCGACTGGGCCATCAAGCACAAGCTCATTTCCTCCTACGCCACGCGCCACGGCCTGGGCCTCGATGCGCACCGCCTGGCCCAACTGGACCTGACCTACCATGACATCGACACCAAGCGCGGGCTCTTCCACCTGCTGCGCAACCGGGGCCAGGCGGCCAGCGTTGTCGACGCCAAGGACATCGCCTACGCGGTGGACAACCCGCCGCAAAGCACCCGGGCCAAATTGCGCGGCGACTTCGTGCGGGCGGCAAAGGACGCCGAATGCGATTTCACGGTTGACTGGGTGCACCTGAAGCTCAACGACCACCCCGGCCAAACCGTGCTGTGCAAGGACCCGTTCCTGAACGAGGATCCGCGGGTGGCGGCACTGATTCAGAGCATCTGAGCAAACTTTCGGCTCGAATCCACGGTTCGATAAGGAATTTCACAGAATCAGCGTTTAAGCTGAACAAATACTTTGACATCTACTCACCACCGTGTGTGGGTTTGCTTTGTCTCCATGCCCCAACTGAAAGTTGATTTCGTGCGCAAAGTTATGGCACTCGCCGCGGCGGCATCACTGCTGCTGCTTTCCGCCTGTGGTTCATCCACCCCGGCTTCCAGCGGTGACACCGCCCCCTTCTCATCTTTGAAGATCACCCCCGGGGCCAATGACACATCGGATCCCACCGTCACCTTCGACACCCCGCTGGTAGCCACCGAGGCCGCCGCGAAGGTCGTCATCGAGGGTGAGGGCGAGACGATCAAGGAAAACCAGAACGTCCAGTTCAAGTCGGTTGCCTACAACGCCGAAAACGGAAGCCTGCTGGGCTCAAGCTTTGCCCAGGCGCCATCCACCCTTCCCACCACGGACGAGCTCAAGCAGCAGTTGCCTGCGCTCTATGACACCTTCCTGGCGACCAAGGTCGGCTCCT
It contains:
- the pafA gene encoding Pup--protein ligase; amino-acid sequence: MDRRIFGIETEYGINYSDPTGRPLTPEESARYLFRRVVAWGRSSNVFLTNGSRLYLDVGSHPEYATAECDDLAQLIAHDRAGESILNDLVSSAERRMAADGFNGKLYLFKNNTDTAGNSYGCHENFLIPRRLEFARLAEILIPFLVTRQLIAGAGKIVNVEGESLYAFSQRADHVWEGVSSATTRSRPIINTRDEPHADAEYYRRLHVIVGDSNMSETTQLVKLGATDLMLRIIESGKIMTDLRLENPIRSIRDISHDFNGRTIVKLANGREMTALELQRQFLALATEFVAREGAHHDRVPQVLDLWERTLGAVESGNFSTIDTEIDWAIKHKLISSYATRHGLGLDAHRLAQLDLTYHDIDTKRGLFHLLRNRGQAASVVDAKDIAYAVDNPPQSTRAKLRGDFVRAAKDAECDFTVDWVHLKLNDHPGQTVLCKDPFLNEDPRVAALIQSI